The nucleotide sequence ttaattatattatttctaatttttagttcTGGGTTTTCTATTGAAAATGATTTGTAAAAttaatgagcaaatagtatttttctatatacaattagtgttggatttaatttgggtttcaattactatattacccctacttttatttgaaattacaaaattatCCTTGAACCCAATTTTGCCCTCATCCTAAAACTCAACACACATAACcataaccctaaaaaccctacccGGTTGCCCTGACCTGGTACACCCCAGGGTACCTAATGCAGCAGCAGCAGCTGCAAACtgattgaaagaaagaaagaaacaaaagcaaAAAAGAGAGAGAGGCTGAGTTGCGGCTGAGGAGAGGAGGGAAGCTCACTGCGTCGCACTGCCACAACAGGCCATGCCGCCAGGGTCACCGTCGCCAAGCCTCCTCGCCGTCGCATCGCCGCCGAAGCTCCCTGTGTTGCCACTATTCGCGCAGAGGAGGGTTTAAGGGAGCTGGTGCTGCCACCGTGCCCAGCCGTCGAGCCACGCGTTGTTGCCATCCTTGCGTTGCCATTGTCGTCGCGGAGGAAGGAACCCAGAACAGAGAGGTGCACGAAGGAGAGAAGCTTGCGGCTAGCCTTGTCGCCGCCACTGCTTCCGCGTCTTCCAACGGCGCTGCTGTCGCTGCCGTGAATTACGGCCAGAGGAGGAGCGAGAGACCAGGAGAGGGAGGCGTGTCGTGCTCTGCTGCAGTCGAGCCAGCCTTGTTGCCTCCGCTGCTGGGGGTTGCTCCCGTCACTGTCACCGGTGAGAAGGAGAGGGCAGTGCGGGAGAAACAGAGCGCGAGGGAGAAGCCGGCTCCGCCACTGCCTTTCTGGATGCCACATGTTCCTCTGCCACTGCTAAAGGTGAGCTACCGGAACCCTCTGTTGCCCAGGAAACCACCACTAGGACCACTGCTATGTTGGGGGTAAGCTCTCCCCTGTTTCTGCTTCCTAGTTCTGCTAATTCAATCTTACTTTGAGGCTGTCATTGAAACTGT is from Arachis ipaensis cultivar K30076 chromosome B01, Araip1.1, whole genome shotgun sequence and encodes:
- the LOC110265634 gene encoding uncharacterized protein LOC110265634; the encoded protein is MGRVHAKGNLPFSALVSNLVAAAGVPCDAKDMKATILAKGDIVPSGKYLQPPMDATSLDIAPPPTIPTTSSTPPKSTHQLLVELHEKINRYERRNKRRFAYMKKLWSCVNPPMEEPNISTSDSDNSEASTQSTDEGSGDPNPLCKERNKSKKEREAELRLRRGGKLTASHCHNRPCRQGHRRQASSPSHRRRSSLCCHYSRRGGFKGAGAATVPSRRATRCCHPCVAIVVAEEGTQNREVHEGEKLAASLVAATASASSNGAAVAAVNYGQRRSERPGEGGVSCSAAVEPALLPPLLGVAPVTVTGEKERAVREKQSAREKPAPPLPFWMPHVPLPLLKVSYRNPLLPRKPPLGPLLCWG